TGGAGGTCGGTTTAGGGTGGAGAGAATACGGATCTTACTGATAGCGGCTCCCGGAGAAAGCAGGGGGGCATACCTACAGGTTTTGCAGGGCTTCGATGTGGAGTGTGATGTTGCTGAATCGCTTCATGACGTCGTTCGCGAACATAGCAAGGTTAAATATAGCGGGTTTTTGATTGATATACCAACGCTGCTCAGGTCGTCGGCTGCAGATAAGGCCGAGGCTAACCTGCTTAGTGATAATTTTCCGGTAATGCGTTTGAGTCACAAATCAGCTGATGGAATTCGTTGTATACCGACAGGTAAATTTTCCGGACACGGATCAACTTTGGCCGAGTTTTTCAAAGAAAGCTGCCAGAACTTTACCGCAAGGTCTTTGCGCGGTACCAAAAGGGCTAATAAGGTATTGAATGTACTGTTGAACCGGGATATCAACTCCAAGAACAGCCACATGGAAAAAAGCGTGGCTTTGAATTTTTCAGAAGAAGGCTGTTTTCTGTATTCGGTTTCAAGGTGGAGGAAAGGTGATACTCTCTGGATTGCCATTATGGAGCTGAACGATAAAACTCCGATAAAATCTGAAGTGCAGTGGGCTGTTCCTTGGGGTGTTAAATCCCAGATGCCGGGTATAGGGGTCAACTTCCTGTCTTTATCTGAAGATCAGGCTGATCAGATTGAAGCAATAATTCGTGCTAAGAAGGTGTAATGTGGGTGAGCTGAAAGAAGATAAGAATTTTGAGAGGCTGCTGGAATGCATGGCCCGAGGAATTCTGGTTGGTGGATCGGTTGGGGCCATTGCCGGATGGTTTTTCATGGATATTCAGCGTGCCTTGTTGCTGGGGATGCTGGTTGGCTGCGTTGCCGGACTGACCATGAAAAATGTTCGCGATAAAAGGGATAAGGAAGATTAGTTTTAATATTATTCCATAAAAGTAAAGACCGTCCTGCAGCTGCAGGACGGTCTTTACTTTTATGGGTATAAATCTATAAAATCTGACTTAAAAAGGCCTTAGTCCGTTCAGATTCCGGGCAGGTAAAGAAATGTTCAGGATCGCCTTTTTCTATGATCATGCCCTGGTCCATGAAGAGGACTTCGTCGGCAACTTCCCGGGCAAATCCCATTTCGTGGGTTACGACGACCATGGTCATGCCCTCTTTGGCTACTCTTTTCATTACTTCGAGAACTTCACCCACCATTTCGGGGTCAAGCGCAGAGGTCGGCTCATCAAAAAGCAGAACCTTGGGGCCCATCGCCAGTGAGCGGGCTATCGCGACACGCTGCTGCTGGCCGCCTGAGAGCTGGGTCGGATATACCCCGGCCTTGTCATGGATGCCTACTTTTTTTAGCAGTTCCATGGCAATCTCACCTGCTTCTTTTTTTGATCTTTTCCTAACCACAGTCTGGGCGATGGTCAGGTTTTCCAGCACTGTCTTGTGCGGGAAAAGGTTAAACGACTGAAATACCATACCTACTTCTTCACGGATTTTGTTGATATTTGTCTTTGGAGATAGAATATCAACTTCATCGATGTAGATATGGCCGGAATCAGCGTATTCGAGTCTGTTCAGGCAGCGCAGGAAAGTTGATTTGCCGGACCCGGAAGGTCCGATGACAACAACTACCTGCCCCTTGTTCACTGTATGTGACACGTTGGAAAGGGCCTGAACTTCGTGGGGAACGTAAAAAGTTTTATATATATTTTGTACTTCGATCATTATCTCTGCACCATTTTCTTTTCAAGATACTGGACAAACATAGAGAAAGCAAAGGTCAGCAGCAGGTAGAGCAGGGCACAAAGAAACCACAGCTCAAAAGGTTGAAGGCTGGTGGAAACAGCTTCCCTTGTTCCTTTAGTCAGTTCTCTAATGGCAATAACTCCAAGCAGAGAGGAGTCCTTGATCATGCTGATAAACTGTCCTGCAAGCGGAGGAAGAATTCTTCTGAACGCCTGCGGCAGGATGATATGTTTCATTGCATAATATTTAGACATCCCCAAAGAGCGGGCAGCTTCCATCTGGCCACGGGCCACTGATTGGATTCCAGCCCGGACGATTTCAGCAACATATGCTCCGGCAAAAATAGCAAGAGATGCTATACCGAACCAGAGCGGCGGTATCTGGGGAATATCATATTTAGCGAGCATATTGTTTACCAGTGTTCCCAGTACAAAGTACCAGATAAACATCTGCACAAGCAGCGGTGTGCCGCGAATAAGCTCAATATATGTAATGGCGGAGAGTTTCAGGGCCGGGTTTTGGGAAATACGGGCCAGTCCGGTGAAAAGTCCAAGCAGGATACCGAAAACAATGGCTATGGCGCTGACCTTGAGGGTTACAAATAAACCGTCAAGGATAACACCCGGTTTCCACTCTTTTTCCACGCCGATGGCGTCTCCCACGAACACTGAATCATCTTCATACACGCGCAATCCGGACACCGGAACTTCATACTGCACTGATTCATGGTTTTCACCTTTCACGGTCACAATAGCGTTGTCGCCCTGTTTTTTGATAGAGGTGACGTTACCTTCAATCGCAGAATTGATGCTGATTTCATCCTGGTAGTAGAAGTAGTTCGGAATACGCTCCCAACGCCAGACGTAGTCAACCTGCTGTGTAGCCCAGTAAAGTCCGAATATGGTGGCAAACAGGCCGATGAAAAAAACAGTCTTCCAGAAAATTACGTAGTTCCGGCCTTTGCCGGGAGCTCTCATTGATGTTCCACTCATAATTGATCAAGCCGATTTTTTAAAATTTAAGTTCTTACAAACAAAAACAGATTGTTGATAAAGGATCGGCCAATTGGCGCTTGGAACCGATCATATTTCAACAACCTGAAGCAGGGACGGTTCAAGACCGTCCCTGGATGTTTTGCTTATTACTGGATGCTTTTACGCCACGCGGTGCTTTCGAACCACTTGTGGTAAAGCTTTTCGTAACGTCCGTCGTTTTTGAGCTGATGCAGGAAGTTGGTCAGGAAGTTCAAAAAGTCGGGATCGCCTTTGCGGATACCCCAGCCCAGAGGCTCATAGGTGAAGGGCTTATCCAGAAAGAACAGTTTGCCGTTACCCTGCTCGGACATGAAGATAGCGTTGAAGGGCAGGTCGTAGATCATAGCATCTGCTTTGCCGTTCAGAACTTCGAGAGCAGCATCGGTCTCAAGATCGAAAGACTTGTAGTTTGCTTTAGGCAGAAGTCGTTTAGCAGCCTGCTCGCCAGTTGTTCCAAGCTTGGAAACAATTGTGTACTCGGGTTTGTTCAGATCCTTGTAGGATTTGATTTTACCTTCAAGTTTCTTGTTGACCAGAGCAGTCTGCCCTACAACCATAAAAGGTTCTGCGAAGTTGATCTGTAGGTTACGTTCCTGGTTGACAGTCATACCTGCTGTAATGATGTCAATTTTGTCAGTCAGGAGAGCGGGGATGATGCCGTCGAATTCCATGTTGACCGGAACAAATTTAACACCCATGGCTTTAGCCATTTCACGGGCGAGGTCGATTTCGAAACCGACAATGCGGCCTTTTTTGTCAGTCATCTGAAAAGGAATGTAGCCGGATGCGATACCGCAACGGAGCTCACCGTTTTTCAGGATGGTGTTGAGGGTGGATTTCTTGGCCAGATCGATGTCGGATGCATTAGCGGTGGCTGCAAAACATAGAGCCAGCACCATGATCAGCATCATGCAAATTCTTTTCATATCTTTCTCCTTTAAAGTCCTTGTCTGCATTTAAGTCAAAATACCTGATGGCAGAAGGCGATCAACCGTATTTACCTTCTGTAAGAACTTCCTTAACAATCATTTCAACCTTGCAGACAGGGCAGGTCGGCATTGATTCTTTAGGGAAGTACACAATACGGGTGTCACGGCATTTCGGGCAGATTACTTCCACAGCTTCCTGCCGCTCCTGTTTGACTTTGTTTTTCATTTAGTAGAGCCCCTTTGAAAAAAAGAATCTGGAAAATTAACTTTTTTTTGAATAAAGTTCAAGAAAACATTTTTTAACTACCCTTATAATTCAAGGAAAACAATATTGTCCATGGAAACCTTTGTTGACATGGTTACTTTTTTATATAATTTTCATGTTTGTGATTTTAGGGTATTTAAACTTATTTGGAGGAATATTTATGAAGAAGATTATAGTGTCTTTGCTGTTGGCTATTCTTGCTGCAACACCTGCTTTTGCCGGAAAAAAAGTGATCAGCATTGCTTCCGACTGCACCTGGCCGCCCATGGAATTTGTTAATAAAGATAAACAGATTGTAGGTTTTTCCGTCGATCTCATGAAGGCTTGCGCTAAAGCAGCCGGCTATGAAGTGAAAATCAAGAACGTTGCTTGGGACGGAATCTTCGCGGGACTCGCTGCCGGTAAATATGATGCTATCTGCTCTTCAGTTACAATTAACGAAAAGCGCAAGAAAGTAATGGACTTCTCCGAACCTTATTTCGAAGTTAAGCAGGCTGTCGTTACCAATAAAGCTTCCGATGCTAAAACTCTTGCTGACTTCAAAGGCAAGCCTGTCGGCGCACAGATAGGAACTACCGGATACTTCGCTATTAAAGCAATTGATGGAGCTATCCCCAAATCTTACGATGAGATCGGTCTCGCAATGGAAGACCTTTTCAACGGCCGTCTGGATGCGGTTGTTTGTGACGACCCCATCGCAGCCGACTTTGCTCTGCAGCAGGAAGAATACTCCAAAAAGCTTAAAATTGCTTTTACCGTAAAGAATGATAAGCCTGAATACCTCGGTGTTGCCGTTAAAAAAGGTAATGCTGAAGTTCTCGACCTGATCAATAAAGGTATCGCAGCAGTACGTGCTGACGGCACCTACGATAAAATCAAAGCCAAGTGGTTCGGCAATTAATAGCATGAACCAGCAGGCTTGAGTGTGAAAAACGAAAGCCGGGATCGGATCTCAGATTAACCGATTCCGGTTTTTTCATGCAGCCCGGATAATATTGATATGAAAGAAAAAAAAGTTAAGATTGAGGTTACGGACGGGGCAAGCATTCCTGATAGCGCCGATAAAGGTCTACTGAATGCTTGGTGGGTTTCCTTTATTGGTGCGGTCGGGATCATTGCATATTTGATCATCGCTAAGCCGGACCCATACAGAGACATTCTGCTTTTCATCCCTGATGGAATTGTGGTTACTTTCGAGGTTACCATCTGTTCTATTTTCGGGGCTTTGATTCTCGGCCTTTTTACAGGGTTGGGCAGGATTTCAAGCAATAGGGTTATCAATCTGATAGCTTCTACCTATGTTGAAGTGGTCAGGGGAATCCCGCTTCTCGTACAGTTGTTTTATATTTACTATGCAATGGGCCGGGTGCTTCAGGTGCCTGATATGCTTTCGGCCATAATTGCCATGAGTGTCTGCTACGGCGCATACATGGGTGAAGTTTTCCGCGCCGGAATCGAATCCATTGATGACGGCCAGACTGAAGCGGCACGTTCTCTTGGTTTCAGCAAGAAGGAGACCATGTTTCTGGTCATCCTGCCTCAGGCATGGCGCACTATTCTGCCTCCTGTAGGTAACGAATTTATTGCACTGCTTAAAGATTCTTCGCTGGTCTCAATTCTGGCCGTTGCGGATATTCTCAGAAGGGGACGGGAGTTCGCTGCGGAGAGTTTTCAGTATTTTGAAACGTACACAATGATCGCACTTGTTTATCTGCTGATAACCCTGATTCTTTCAAGAGCGGTGAGTCGTATGGAAGAGAGGTTGAATCATTATGACCGCTAAACCCATTATCGAAATCAAAGATGTATACAAGTTTTTCGGCGATCTGGCAGCCTTGAGTAATGTTTCCCTGGATATTCAGCAGGGTGAAAAGGTTGTAATTATCGGACCCTCAGGTTCCGGTAAAAGTACCTTGCTGCGCTCCATCAACCGTCTTGAGGAAATCAATAGAGGTTCAATTATTGTTGACGGTATGGATGTTCATGACAAGGAAAACAACATCAATACCATCCGTCAGGAACTGGGCATGGTTTTCCAGTCGTTCAACCTGTTTCCGCATAAAACAGTTTTGGAAAACCTGACTATGGCTCCAATACGGTTGAAAGGGATGGAAAAAGAGGAAGCACGCGCCATAGCTGTTGATCTTCTCAAAAAGGTCGGTATCCGTGAGAAGGCCAATGTTTATCCATCTAAACTTTCCGGCGGACAGCAGCAGCGCGTGGCAATTGCACGTGCGCTGGCTATGAACCCTAAGATCATGCTTTTTGACGAACCTACATCCGCTCTTGATCCGGAGATGATCGGTGAGGTTCTGGATGTAATGAAGAATCTGGCCCTTGAAGGTATGACCATGGTTGTAGTTACCCATGAAATGGGTTTTGCCCGTGAGGTTGCAGATAGGATTGTCTTTATGGAAGACGGTAGGATCATTGCCAGTGCTCCACCGGAAGAGTTTTTCAATAGCGCGGAACATCCCCGTCTCAAAAAGTTTTTGGATCAGATTTTGTAATTTGGGGATTTATCTCTTGTCTTTTAAGCCGGCTCTCGATTTGAGGGTCGGCTTTCTGGTTTAAGTTGCATAATTTAGTAAATGGAATATGTTCCCAATTCTATAATAATTTATTATATGAATTACTAAATTAATTCTTAAATACACGTTCATGGGGTAGTGTTGATGTCTGGGAAGCGGATTCTTGTAGTTGACGATGAGAAAATAGTGAATCTTGATATTCAGGCCACTTTAAAGCGTTTGGGCTACGTTATTGCCGGTGACGCTGTTACCGGACCTGAAGCTATCGATAAAGCCGCTGCTTCCCGACCGGATCTGGTGTTGATGGATATTAAGCTGAAAGGTGATATGGATGGGATTGAAGCGGCCAATATAATTATAAAAAAATATGACATTCCCATTGTCTTTCTTACAGCCTTTTCTGATGAAAAGACCCTCAGCAGGGCCAAACTGTCCGGGCCTTTCGGTTATCTGCTGAAACCATTTGAAGAGCGGGAGGTCCGTTCTGCCATTGAGATTGCTCTTTATAAACATGCAATGGAGCAGGAATACCGGCAGGCTGTGGCTGATGCACAAGCGGCAAACGAGGCCAAGAGTTCGTTTCTGGCAACAATAAGTCACGAATTGCGTACTCCCATGAATGGAATTCTTGGTCTGAGTGAAATCCTTCTCAGCACAGGGCTGGCTGTTGAGCAGCAGGAGTATGTTGAGTTGATAAAAGCTTCTGCGTCGTCATTGTTGAGAGTTCTTAACGACATGCTTGATTATTCAAAAATTGAGAGGAGAATTCTCGAATTACGCGAAGGTGTTTTTAATTTGCGCCAGACTCTTGCTCTGGTACTTAATTCCCACCAACCCAACGCTGCTAACAAGGGGCTTCAGTTGGAATGTTTTGTTCATCCTGATGTTGCTAAAGATTTGCAGGGTGACTCCGGAAGACTGACACAAATTTTGAATAATCTTGTTGGAAATGCGATTAAATATACCGAAACTGGGGGAATTTCCATTGAAGTTGTTCCTGACGCCAGTGATTCTGACCCTTATCCGGCAGGATGCGTGAGGCTTCTTTTTACAGTTTCGGATACCGGAGTCGGTATTTCCCGTCATGAGTCGGATGCTATTTTTGAAAGTTTCACCCAGCTTGAAGATTATATGACCCGCAAGCACGGGGGCATAGGTTTGGGATTAGCCATTACGCAGAATCTTGTTCATATGCTGCAGGGTGCCATCTGGGTCGATACGAAGCCTTCATTCGGCAGCAGTTTTCATTTTACCGCTGTATTTAAGTGTGTTGAAAAGTCCCCTGAACAGGAATTCCGTGAAGTGGATAATCAGCTCAAATTTCCTAAGCACGTGCGCATTATGCTCGCCGATGATAATATTATAACCCGTAAGGTTGTTACTGCTTTTCTGGAGAACGCAAATTGCGATCTTGAAGTTGTCGAGAATGGTCGGGAAGCGATCAGGCTTCTAACCAGTAAGCATTTTGATCTGGTTATCATGGATATTCAGATGCCGATCATGGACGGATTGGAGGCTACTCGCCTTATTCGTGGTGGATATATCGAAAATGTTAATCCGAAAGTTCCGATTTTAGCACTAACAGCCCACGCCATGAAAGGTGATAGGGAGCGCTGTCTGGGCGTCGGTATGAACGGTTATCTTTCTAAGCCTTTTGATTCTTTGGGATTGATGAATGCGTTGCTGGCGGCTGTAAGTGGCGGCAAGAGCAGCGCCACTGCCAGTGATCATGATAAGGGCGAAGTTAAAAACACATCCAGTCTCGACTTTAAAGGAACTATAGTCAGGCTGGATGGAAATGATACTTTGCTTTGTGAAATATACAGGCATTTTATGCGGCTGGTTCCTGCTCATCTTGTCAAAATGGATGAGGCTGTCGGCAAGTGCGATATTGATCTGATTAGAAGCGAGATTTGTTTTTTGCGTGGCCTGTCCCTCGATGTTGGTGCCAATAAACTTTCATCCTTGACCCAGAAAATTGAAGCGTTGCTCGAAGAAGACAAGCTGACGGAAATTGGCTGTCTTATCTCTCATTTGAAGAGTGAGGCTGAGAATACTTTTACTGAAATGTCAGATTATCTTTTTAAATCCAACTGATTTTAATTGTGCTGCTTTTGCTTATCTGGAAGTATGGGCGTCTCTCAGCGAAACTAATTATATTTAAGGATATTGAGCATGACTCCCTCAGATGAAAAGATCATTAAATCACCTGCTATCTATACATTTTTCTTGATCTTACTGCTTATCTCAGCCATCGCGCTTGGCTATTCCGTTATTAAACCTTTCATAAATACGATAATCATTTCAGTTGTCTTATGCGGAATTTTCTATCCTTTAAATAAAAAAATATGCTGCAGACTTGGGGGGCGTCCTAAAATTGGGGCTTTCCTGACAGTCCTTATTATTGTTTTTGCCATAATCATTCCGGCGGTTGTTTTTTTTCTAGGGCTTATCGGGCAAGGTGTTGATTCGGTTTCAGCAATTAATGAATGGTTGCGTACTACCGATTTTTCAACTTTTTTTAACTCCGATCATTATAACAGCTATCTCTTGTGGCTGGAGCAGAAGTTTCCGTTTATTGAAATCAGCTCAAGCGATATACAGGCCAGAATCCTCGAAATTTCGCGAAGTTTCGGACAGGCGTTGCTTACTTCTGGAACATGGCTGGCAGGAAACATGGCCAGTCTCGTGGCGCATTTTTTAATCATGATTTTCCTTGTATTTTCCTTTCTCAAGGATGGGGATCGCTTCATTGAACGTTTACGGTACCTTTCTCCTTTGCGCTGGGAGCAGGAAGATTTTATTATAGAAAGCCTCAGAAAAGTGTCAAAGTCTGTACTTATCGGAAGTCTTTTTATTGCTGTTCTGCAGGGTGTTGTAGGTGGAATAGGTCTGGCTATAGCCGGTATTCCGGGGCTTTTCTGGGGAACAATGATGAGCTTCGCCTCACTGATTCCGGTCCTTGGCACAGGATTGATCTGGCTGCCGGCTACAATTTACCTTGCTATTGTGGGCAAGGTTAAGATTGCTGTTTTCCTGATGCTATGGTGCGGAGTGCTTGTAACAGGGATTGATACAGTGCTTCGTCCGATCATAGTTCGTGAGGCTTCCCGTGTTTCAACAATCTATGTATTTCTCGCTATATTGGGTGGTATTAATGCTTTCGGGCCGTTAGGAATTCTTTACGGCCCGCTTATCCTTACTTTTCTCATGGTCATGCTCCATATCTACGGTGTAGAATTCCGGGACGTTCTTAATCATAAAAGTTAGATTCTAACCCGGGTAGAAAGCTGCACGCAGCGCAAATGAGGATCATTTCCCGCTTTTGTATGGAGTTTTATCAGGTCGCAATATTGCCGGAGTAAACTTGGACTTAAGTCTTTTTTCTTTGAGCATGCCGGCCTTGATGACTTCCCTGATCTTTACAAAAGTTTCAACTTTTCCGGGAACATTTTGGAGCATTATGTAGCCGTCTCCGCCATGTGCCAGATATGAATTTGTCGCCAGAGAGTATTTGCTGTTGTTTTGTATAGGCCTGTATCTTCCTGTTTTGTCCATAACCTTGATGTTGGAAACTCGTTTGCCTTCGGTTTTTATTCTAATCGGCTGTCCTTCTTTATCCAACTCAAGCACCTGCGCCTGTCCCTTTAAGTCAACTACAAAATGGATTCCGGAAAGCTGTAGAAAAGCCCCGGATGGCTCCGGCAGATTATGAACTGAGCGTTCAAGTAATTGTTTCAATGTCTTCCCGGTGACTTTCAATATGCTTACATTGTTTCCAAAAGGAAACATGGTTTCCAGATCTTGTTCTGTGAGTGGTCCGGCTGGAATAATTTTGTCACCCCTTATTCCTCCGCCATTTTGAAATCCGATGTCTGTGTTGAATTTTTCGCGAAGAATCGAGCTGATAATATTGCCTGCTAATGTTTCTCCCGTCCTTATTGATGCCGTCCTGGTATCAAGAGGCGAGGGGGCAATGGCAAGCGTGGCGGACCCATCTTCTGTTTTATGAATTTTATCGAAAATGAAGCTCCTTATTCTGGAATCTCCTTTAGTATTGTCGGTAATCGGAATTATGGTCCATTCGTGGTTCTTTATCATATTGGCATTCATCTTGATTTTTAGAACACCTACATAACGTCCATGGCTTCCACTTTGGACCATTAGGCCCGGAGTGGGGCCTTCCCGTGCTATGACTTCCTGTCCCGGTAAAATTTCCTTGTAACTTTGGCCGCCGCAAATAATATCAATCTGGGGGACTTCCTGTAGAATAAGCTTTTGCTGCTCAATAGTCATGTGGCTTAATAATACGATCAAATCAACTTTCTTTTTTTCTTTTAATTCGAGCGCCGTGCTACGAGCAGATTGAACGATATCAGCGGAGACTCTTATCCCAGATCCCGGATTCGAGATCAGCTTCAGTTCAGGTAAAATCATACCCATGAAGCCTACTTTAACAAAATTTCTTTCGATTACGGCGGTTCGTTTTATGTATTTTTTTAGCGGATTGCCTTTTGATAATTTGATATTGCTGATTACAGTTGGAAAATGCTTATTTTTTAAGCAGTTTACCAATGATCTGGAACCACGGTTGAATTCGAGGTTGCCGAGAGTTGAGATATCGAATCCCATCATGTGCATAGCGCCGAGGACAGTGGAGCATTTTGTATTACCCAGGGACTCTCCCATGAGATCATCACCTGTCGCTACGGTGATTGTGATGCCAGGATACTTTGTTCTATACAATTCAAATATTGACTGAATTCTTGCAAATCCACCGAAAGTACGTACCATGCTGCTGGCGTGTTGATAATTTTTTTCTTCTGCAGGGAGGAGTTGCCCATTGAGTCCTGATGTAGTTAAAAGTATCAGGTCCCAACGATCAGCAAGTGCATGTGAAGATGTTATCAGAACGACAAGTAGAGCTGCTATAATTGGAAGTATGCGCATAACAGATTCCGTGGTTGCAGTTAGTGTCACAAAAAAATAATTATGTTAGCAGTGATTAATATTGTAAATATGGCAGAATATAAGTCAGTTTTTCCTTTTTATCCAGTATAACCGTGTTCAATATAATATTAACGAGGCATGTCCCGGTGTTATTTTTGACTTTTCGCAAATTTATTTCTGTACTTTTTTTGGGAGTCTTTTTGGGTTCTCTTGTCTGCGGGTGCTCCCTATACACCTCAAAACCTTATGCGGACAACAGACCTAAAGGGTATTATCGCATTGATTCAGCAAAAGTTTCCGGGTTAATCAACCGTCTCCAGAATCAGGAAGAAGGTGGGGTTTCGTGGCATGATTTGCAGAAAGGTATTGAGCATAATTTGCGGTATCTCTCATCCAAGCCGGAAGACGGTGTGGCAGCCAGATACGGACGCATGCATCTTACCTGGGGGATGCTCAAGCAGACCAATGAAGAAATGTTGGAGCTGCTGCCTTTACTTGATGGTTCCCCTGAGTTGCTGAATGAAAGGTTCGTCTGGTATTCAATGGTTCCGCGTACTCTCTTGACCGGATATTATGAGCCGTATCTTGAAGCTTCTCTCACGCCTGATCCCGACTATCCTTATCCGCTTTACAGCATCCCGGCGGATCTTAAGACACTCGATCTTGGCAAATTCCACCATCGGTGGAAAGGTCAGAAATTGATTTACCGTCAGGAAAACGGGGAAGTCGTGCCTTATCATGACCGTGGAGAAATTGATTTTGAGGGTGCTCTGCAAAATAAGGGACTGGAGATTGCATGGGTTAAGGATCTGGTTGATGTGTTTATCCTACAGATTCAGGGGTCCGGGCGTCTGGTGCTCCCCGATGGTAGCGTGAAGCATGTGCTTTATGCCGGAAAGAACGGCCTGAAATATGTATCCCTCGGCAAGGTGCTGATCAACCGCGGTTTGCTTCCCAAAGAGGGGATGAGCATGCAGAAGATCAGGACTTTTCTCTCAGAAAATCCGCAGCTGGTTGAGGAGCTGCTTACCACCAACCCCAGTTATGTATTTTTCAGGCTTGATGATGAAGGTCCTTTCGGTTCCATGGGTGCACCGTTGACCCCAATGACCAGTGTCGCGGTTGATAGTAAAGTCCTGCCGCTTGGATCGCTTGCGCTGCTTACCACCCGTCTTCCGCAGCAGGATGATGAGACAAAGCTCCCGTTTGCACGTATGGTCATGGCGCAGGACCGTGGCGGAGCTATTAACGGAACACGGATTGATCTTTTTTGCGGGTCAGGTCCTGAAGCAGAATTTCTGGCAGGGCATCTCACTTCCTGGTCTCATATCTATCTTCCGATCAGTCGTGCTTTGGTTGAAAAAATGGAAGCCGCAAAGTGCAAAGAATAAGATGCAGGTCCGTTTAACTCATATCTTTCATAATTGTTTTGTGCTTGAAGCTGGGCAGTGCTGTTATGTTTTTGACATCCCCGCAGAAAGGTTCAGGGGTAAAAAAGTACAAACCGTTCTGCAGGAAACTATTGCCGGACGGGATGTTATTGCTTTTTTTTCTCATAGCCATCTGGATCATTTTGCACCTGATTTCAGGGAAGTCTGTTGCTCAGCTTCCTCTTTGAAGGCCATAATTTCCGATGATATCGAAGAGATGTATCCCGGGCTTGATTTTGGGGATGCGCTGGTTGTGGAGCCTGATGAAATGTATCAGTTCGCCGGGATGG
Above is a genomic segment from Maridesulfovibrio sp. containing:
- a CDS encoding AI-2E family transporter, with protein sequence MTPSDEKIIKSPAIYTFFLILLLISAIALGYSVIKPFINTIIISVVLCGIFYPLNKKICCRLGGRPKIGAFLTVLIIVFAIIIPAVVFFLGLIGQGVDSVSAINEWLRTTDFSTFFNSDHYNSYLLWLEQKFPFIEISSSDIQARILEISRSFGQALLTSGTWLAGNMASLVAHFLIMIFLVFSFLKDGDRFIERLRYLSPLRWEQEDFIIESLRKVSKSVLIGSLFIAVLQGVVGGIGLAIAGIPGLFWGTMMSFASLIPVLGTGLIWLPATIYLAIVGKVKIAVFLMLWCGVLVTGIDTVLRPIIVREASRVSTIYVFLAILGGINAFGPLGILYGPLILTFLMVMLHIYGVEFRDVLNHKS
- a CDS encoding bifunctional UDP-sugar hydrolase/5'-nucleotidase, translated to MRILPIIAALLVVLITSSHALADRWDLILLTTSGLNGQLLPAEEKNYQHASSMVRTFGGFARIQSIFELYRTKYPGITITVATGDDLMGESLGNTKCSTVLGAMHMMGFDISTLGNLEFNRGSRSLVNCLKNKHFPTVISNIKLSKGNPLKKYIKRTAVIERNFVKVGFMGMILPELKLISNPGSGIRVSADIVQSARSTALELKEKKKVDLIVLLSHMTIEQQKLILQEVPQIDIICGGQSYKEILPGQEVIAREGPTPGLMVQSGSHGRYVGVLKIKMNANMIKNHEWTIIPITDNTKGDSRIRSFIFDKIHKTEDGSATLAIAPSPLDTRTASIRTGETLAGNIISSILREKFNTDIGFQNGGGIRGDKIIPAGPLTEQDLETMFPFGNNVSILKVTGKTLKQLLERSVHNLPEPSGAFLQLSGIHFVVDLKGQAQVLELDKEGQPIRIKTEGKRVSNIKVMDKTGRYRPIQNNSKYSLATNSYLAHGGDGYIMLQNVPGKVETFVKIREVIKAGMLKEKRLKSKFTPAILRPDKTPYKSGK
- a CDS encoding MltA domain-containing protein, with translation MGSLVCGCSLYTSKPYADNRPKGYYRIDSAKVSGLINRLQNQEEGGVSWHDLQKGIEHNLRYLSSKPEDGVAARYGRMHLTWGMLKQTNEEMLELLPLLDGSPELLNERFVWYSMVPRTLLTGYYEPYLEASLTPDPDYPYPLYSIPADLKTLDLGKFHHRWKGQKLIYRQENGEVVPYHDRGEIDFEGALQNKGLEIAWVKDLVDVFILQIQGSGRLVLPDGSVKHVLYAGKNGLKYVSLGKVLINRGLLPKEGMSMQKIRTFLSENPQLVEELLTTNPSYVFFRLDDEGPFGSMGAPLTPMTSVAVDSKVLPLGSLALLTTRLPQQDDETKLPFARMVMAQDRGGAINGTRIDLFCGSGPEAEFLAGHLTSWSHIYLPISRALVEKMEAAKCKE